Proteins from a genomic interval of Onychostoma macrolepis isolate SWU-2019 chromosome 17, ASM1243209v1, whole genome shotgun sequence:
- the capn3a gene encoding calpain-3 isoform X3 translates to MSFEDFKKNYTKIEICNLTPDALEDDKLHKWTVSVNEGRWVRGCSAGGCRNYPDTFWTNPQYRLRLLEEDDDPEDDEVACTFVVALMQKNRRRERKMGANLFTIGFSIYEVPKEMHGNKQPMQKEFFMSSASKARSRAYINLREVTQRFRLSPGEYVIIPSTYEPHQEGEFILRVFSEKRNTSEEIENRIEADHPVPAPASTGEESEEDQQFLSIFQQIAGDVSTGEPLSAGGSQMEISANELKDVLNKVVSKHKDVHTEDFSRESCRSMIALMDMDGKGRINLQEFRHLWNKIKQWQGIFKRYDFDNTGTISSYEMRNAINDAGFRLNNQLYDIITMRYANENMNVDFDSFVSCLVRLEGMFRAFQAFDQGGDGTIRLNVLEWLQLTMYA, encoded by the exons ATGTCATTCGAGGATTTTAAGAAAAATTACACTAAAATTGAAATTTGCAACCTGACCCCTGATGCTCTGGAGGACGATAAATTACACAAATGGACAGTGTCTGTTAATGAAGGACGCTGGGTAAGAGGATGCTCCGCTGGAGGATGCAGGAATTATCCAG ACACATTCTGGACAAATCCACAATACCGCCTGCGTCTCTTGGAGGAAGATGATGACCCGGAGGATGATGAAGTGGCTTGCACTTTTGTTGTTGCTCTGATGCAGAAAAACAGGCGTAGAGAACGCAAGATGGGTGCAAATCTCTTCACTATTGGATTTTCCATCTACGAG GTTCCAAAGGAG ATGCACGGAAACAAGCAGCCCATGCAGAAGGAGTTCTTCATGTCTAGCGCCTCTAAGGCTCGTTCCAGGGCCTACATTAACCTGCGCGAGGTGACCCAGCGTTTCCGCCTGAGCCCTGGGGAGTATGTCATCATTCCCTCCACCTACGAGCCCCACCAGGAAGGCGAGTTCATCCTCCGCGTCTTCTCTGAAAAGAGAAATACCTCTGA GGAGATAGAGAACAGGATTGAAGCTGATCATCCAGTG CCGGCTCCGGCTTCGACTGGGGAAGAGAGCGAGGAGGACCAGCAGTTCCTGTCTATTTTCCAGCAGATCGCGGGGGACGTGAGTACTGGGGAGCCACTGAGCGCTGGGGGGAGT CAAATGGAGATCTCAGCCAATGAACTCAAAGATGTCTTGAACAAGGTGGTGTCTAAAC ACAAGGACGTACATACTGAGGACTTCAGTCGAGAGAGCTGTAGAAGCATGATTGCCCTCATGGAT ATGGATGGAAAAGGAAGAATTAATCTACAAGAGTTTAGACACTTGTGGAACAAAATCAAACAGTGGCAG GGAATCTTTAAGCGCTATGACTTTGATAACACTGGCACTATCAGCAGCTACGAGATGAGAAACGCCATCAATGATGCAG GGTTCCGTCTGAATAACCAGCTCTATGACATCATCACCATGCGCTACGccaatgaaaacatgaatgtcGACTTTGACAGTTTTGTCAGCTGCCTTGTGCGACTGGAGGGGATGTTCA